In Balnearium lithotrophicum, the sequence GAAGAAAGCTCAGGGAAGTTGGGGCGGAGTATAAGGTAGTTAAAAACACCCTTATGCGTTATGCCTATCCAGGAACTCCCGTAGAGCAGATAAAGGACTCATTTGTGGGCCCAACAGGTATTGTCTTTGCTTACGATGATATTGTCGCAGCTGCAAAGGCTCTCAAGGAATTTATGGATGAGAAGGACTCAAAGTTAAAGTTCAAGGCGGCCGTTGTTGAGGGTAAGGTAGCAGACTACAACATGGTTAAGCAGCTTGCAGAGCTCCCAGGAAGGGAGGAACTCCTTGGACAGCTCGCATTTACACTTAAGTACCCTGTTAATGCTGTTGCTTGGTCCCTTGAGAACCTATTTACAAAGCTCGTTA encodes:
- the rplJ gene encoding 50S ribosomal protein L10, producing the protein MKTKKLKEQIAKELKEKFEKAPLVVLTDFQGMTVAESNALRRKLREVGAEYKVVKNTLMRYAYPGTPVEQIKDSFVGPTGIVFAYDDIVAAAKALKEFMDEKDSKLKFKAAVVEGKVADYNMVKQLAELPGREELLGQLAFTLKYPVNAVAWSLENLFTKLVTVLENIKAEKEGAA